GCCAAGCTGGCCGACTTCCTGGTCGCCGAGGGGGTGGTCGACGACATCAGCCACGAGGGCCTGCGGGTCCTGCTCCGCGAGGAGGGCGTCTCGTTTCAACGCGTGAAGACCTGGAAGAACTCACGTGACCCGGACTACTCAGTCAAGAAGGCCCGTGTCGAGCACCTGTACGCGATCGCCGACGGTGAGGTCATACCCGAGGAAGGCGAGCCCGAAGTCGTCTTCTGCGTGGATGAGTTCGGGCCGCTCAACCTCCAGCCGCACCCCGGCCGGCACTGGGCCGAACGCAGCGGCAGACACAAGGACACAGGCCGCGATCCCCGGCCCCGCCGCCGGGCGACCTACACCCGCCCGCACGGGGTCCGGCACCTGTTCGCCGCCTACGACCTGGCCAAAGACCAGCTCTACGGGCACGTCAAGAAGACCAAGAACAGGTCGAAGTTCTTGGAGTTCTGTCGGTACCTGCGCTCGCTGCACCCGATGGACGTACGCATTGCAATCGTCTGCGACAACTACTCACCACACCTGACGACGAAGCGGTGTCAGCGAGTCGGGATGTGGGCGGCGGCGAACAACGTGGAGATCGCCTACACCCCGACCAACAGCTCCTGGCTCAACCGGATCGAGGCACAGTTCACCGCCCTGCGCTACTTCGCGCTGGATGGCACCGACCACGCCAGCCACAAGGAGCAGGGAAGCATGATCCGCCGCTACATCATCTGGCGGAACAAGCACGCCGCCGACGAACGCCTCCGCAAGGTCGTGAACAGGGCGAACGTTGCTTGATGCGGCACTAGTACTCCAGTTGCAGTTCGCTATTCCTGCTGGTCAGGGACGTGTTCGTGAGTGTACTTGGCTGATGTGCCGTCAGGTGGCGGGAGTTCGTGACTTCGGGTGCGGCGGCGGTAGTGACGGCGGCGCGCGGTGGCCTGGTGACGGCGGCGCCAGCGAGACCAGTTCAGTGCGTGGCGTGTGCGCCGGATGTGTGTCAGCGTGGGGCGGCCAGTTGCCAGGAGTCGCCGGATTTCCGCCACCGTGAGCGGGGCGAGATCGCCGGAACCGATTCTGCGGCCCCCCTTTCCGCTTCCGCCCCCGCGGTGGCGGCCATGGCGGCGAGGAAGGCATGGGCGAGCATGGCCAGGGTGATGTGCCGGTACCAGCCCGGATACCGGCGGACTTCGTACTGATCCAGGCCGCACTCGTTCTTCGCGGCCTGGAAAGCCTCCTCGATCGCCCAGCGCGTCCCGGCGATCCGTACCAGCTCGGCGATGCCGGTGCCTGCCGGTGCATAGGCGAGGTAGTAGGCGATCTCGTCCGGGCGGGCCAGGCTGCGGCGGGCCAGCACCCACCGGTCGTGGGCGGGCGCATCGCCGTCGAAGTCGTCGATCGCGGGTAGCCTCGCTGCCGCCCAGTCGTAGACGCGCGGCCCTTTCGCGCCGGCTCCGCAGGGTGGCGTTCCCAGGCATCCTCGGGTGCCTGGGTGATGGCGAAGTCGATGCGGCCGATGGCGTGCACGTGCTGGGACTTCGGCACGGCCAGGACGTAGCCGACGCCGGCCTCCTCCAGCATGCGGCGCAGCCGCCACTCCTGGCCGTAGGCCGAGTCGGCGGTCACCCAGGCGATCGGCAGCGGCGAGGCCAGGGCCCGCATGATGACGGCCTTCGCGAGATCGCCCTTGGTGGTGAACTCACGCTCGTCGGGAATCTTCGCCTCTGCGCAGCGGTCCGGATCGGAGGTCCAGGACTTCGGCAGATACAGCTCCCGGTCCACCAGTGCGCGGCCCCTGCAGGAGGCGTAGGCGGCGAACACGCCGATCTGGCAGTTCTCCGTGCGGCCCGCAGTGCCGGAGTACTGCCGCTGCACCCCGGCTGAGACGGTGCCCTTCTTGATGAACCCGGTGTCGTCGATGATCAGCACCCCGGTCGTGTCCCCGAGTTTCTCGGCAACGTATTCCTGCAGGTCATCGCGGACCTCGTCGGGGTTCCAACAAGCCCGGCTCAGCAGATGCTGCAACCCTGCGGGGGTGTGGTGACCGGCATGCTCGGCCAGCTGCCAGCTGTTCTTCCGGCCCACCGGTCCGAGCAGGCCGTGCACATAGGCCCGCATACGCCGCCGAAGATCCACCCGCCCGAAGCGGTGACCGATCCGCACCAGCAGCTCTTCCAGTTCCGCCGACCAGACATCGGGCCGCACATCATCTTGCACGACAAAAACAACGGCCCGCCGCACCCGAAGTCACGAACTCCCGCCACCTGACGGCACATCAGCCAAGTACACTCACGAACACGTCCCTGACCAGCAGGAATAGCGAACTGCAACTGGAGTACTAGTACTCCAGTCAGAAATCGTGTCCTGAGCTGGTTCTTCTCGTTGTCCGGTCGTGGAGGGGATTCTTGAAGTCGAGGGCTGGGCTGCCGAGTTGGAGTCCGTCTTCGCGCGAGTGGCAGGCCGGTTCGGGCGGGCGGACCTGCGGTGGCGGATGCGGGACTATGTCCGCGGCTTGCTGGCGCCGGCGGGCCGGAAGAACGGCTGGCAACTGGCCGAGTACGCAGGACATCGGGACCCAGCTGGGCTGCAGCATCTGCCCAACGGTGCCCGCTGGGACGCCGATGCCGTGCGAGACGACCTGAGGGAGTACGTCGGCCAACAGCTCGGCCCGGACGGAGTGCTGATCATCGATGACACCGGGTTCATCAAGAAAGGCACCAGCAACGGCCGTTTCAGGCAGCAAGGCCGAGAGAGCCGCTGCACGCCCGCGCAATCGCCACGCCCCGGCGCCTGCGCCCAGGCCGGGCGCCTGGGCTGCTGACCGGTCCCATATGGCGGCTTTGCGCAGGTCGTCGACGCGGGCGTCGAGGGTCTGCTGTGCCTTTCGTCGAGGCGGCGGCAGTGTCTGGGATGCGGCGTAGTGCTTTGCCCGGTCGGTGGGAGTTCGCCCCGGGCGGGCCGGGTGCGGTGGCAGTGGCCCGCCCTTTCCGCAGGCTCGGCGGTGGCCCCGTTCCGCTGGGAGCTGTCGGTTCGGGGCACCGGTCGGGGACTGCCGGCCTGCGACGGGGGTGGGCGCGGGCCGGCGGGTCATCTGGCCGCGAGGACCAGCGTCACCACGAGGAACCCGGCGATGACGAGGACGACGAGGCCCAGGATCACGGGATCGGCGACCAGGCCCCGCCTGGCGGGGGCGCGGTGGGCACCTCTGCTCATGGTGGCCCCTGGCGGCGCCCGGCGACCGGTGACGGGCGCGAATGGTTGTGCCCGCCCCGGAAACGGGGCGGCTCCCGGCGGGCGTGTACCAGTTGCTCGTTGAGGATGGCCTCTGCGGCGCCGGGGCCGGAATCCGCGCAGGGGTGACCGGGCCGGGCCCGGGTCGTTGAGCCGGGTGGTGGTCACCTGCCACGGAGAAGCTCCGGGATGACGCGTCCGGGGCTTTGTGGGGTCCGGCAGTCACAGGCTCCCTTCAGCGGGGAGCCGCGGGACACGCTTCGAGCGCCCTCTGTGTGGGCGATCGCGGACGGACCGGAACAGCGGGACGCTTCTCCTGCGCGGGAGCGCGGGGTGAGGTCCCGGCAAACCCTCCTTGGCCGGGACGCGGAAGGAACGCGTTCGCGACTAACTCGCAGCCGCCACCGCGCTGTTTTGGACCGCCGCCCACGGCACCTCCGGGGCAAGACGGAACAGCTGATGTACCGAAAGACCTCGGTGACTCACGACGCAGCCCATGCCGACGCTCTTGTGACCGAAGATCGCTCCGTCGCCCATTGGTGGAAGGCGTCGCTGGCCGGGGTGCAGTAGTGAGACGTTTTCAGCCTCGTACTGATGCGTGGTGAAGGACGAGGGCGGCCTTCACGATGTCGGTGATGCGGTTGGTGCTGCAGCGGAGTTTCCGCAGTAGGCGCCAGCCTTTCAAGGTGGCCACGGCTTGCTCGCCGACGCAGCGGATCTTGGCGTGGGTGGCGTTGTGCCGTCGTTTCCATCCCTTGAGTCGACGGCCCCGGAACGGGACACGGACCGGGCGGCGGGCGGCCGCCCTTGCTGCCCTTGACTGTGACCTTCAGAGCTTCATGGCGTGGTCGTCAGCGGTGTTTGGCGTAGTCAGTGTGGCCTGTGGTGTTGGTTAGAGGACGAAGCCGTACGCGAAGTACGAACCCGCGCGCGAAGAACGGAGCCGCTCACGCAGAGGGCGAAGGCGCGGGCGAAGGACGTACCCGCGCATACGAAGGACAAACCCCGCGCAGGGAGGCGACGTCACGCACGTAATGACCTGACGCGCTCCTGACAGAACCTGTTCCTCCGTGGCACGCTGCCTCACGCACGTCGATCCGCACCGTTCTCATCCCCACCTGCCCCGGCACCACCCCGGCCGGGCACGGCAGAAGGAGACATGCGTGAGACGCCATCGCACTGCCGCAGGCATCCTGTTGACCGTCGGAGCCCTGCTCACGGGCGGGCTGTCGGCCGCCACCGCGGCCAACGCGGCCGCCCTCGCACCCGTTTCGGCTCACAGCCCCTCGGCCGCCGAGCAGCAAAAGGCCGGCACCTTCTGGACTGCGGACCGGATGCGCGGCGCCACCCCGCTCGATCTGCTGCTCACTCCGAGTGCGGCGAAGACCCTCAAGGCCCCGAAACCCGGCGGGAAGGCGACGACCGTCGCCCCTACCGCGTTCCCGCAGGCCGGGGGCCCCTGGACCGGTGGCGGCGCTGTCGTGAAGACCTCCGGCCGGGTGTTCTTCACCTTCCAGGGCCGTACGGCGTCCTGTTCCGGCAACGCCGTGACCAGCCAGAACTCCAGCACGATCATCACGGCCGGGCACTGCGTCAAGTACCAGGGCAGCTGGCACACCAACTGGGTCTTCGTGCCCGCGTACAACAACGGCCAGGCACCGTACGGCCAGTGGACCGCGTCCAAGACGCTCACCACACCGCAGTGGGAGGCGAGCGAGGACATCAACTACGACGTCGGCGCGGCGGTCGTCGCCCCACTGAACGGCCAGAAGCTGACGTCGGTGACGGGCGGACAGGGCATCCAGTTCAACGGCGGTTACAACAAGCAGATGTACGACTTCGGCTTCCCGGCGGCGTCGCCGTACGACGGCACGAAGCTGATCTACTGCAGCGGCAACAGCTCCAAGGACTTCCTGTTCTCGAAGGACCACAGCCTGGGCTGCAGCATGACGGGCGGCTCCAGCGGCGGCCCCTGGTTCACCGGCTTCAGCGAGACGGCCGGCACCGGCCAGCAGGTCTCGGTGAACAGCTTCGGTTACACCTTCCTGCCGAACCGGATGTTCGGACCGTACTTCGGCGACGAGGCGAAGGCACTGTACGACAAGGCGCAGGTCTCCTGACGGCACAGGCGCGTGACGGCAGGCGCCCTGACCGCAGGTGACCTGACGCAGGGCACCTTGGTTCCGCAGGGCGGGCCACGCAGTGGTCGGCCTGCCAGATCTCGTTGGGGGCCTCCGCCTCGCGCCGGAACACCAGCTCGTACACCTCCCGGTAGCGCTTGGCGCCGGAGTGCGCCATCACCACGAGCCCGGGGGCCGGCTAGCCATGCGCCGCCGCGACGCCTGACCGCCTGGCGGTGGACGGCAGTCACCGGGACCGGGGGTTTGCGCAGTGCCAGGCCCTCGATGAACTTCACGAGATCCTCGGGGATCCTGCGCCGTCCGCGGTCCGACCGGGGCCGCGGTCCAGGGCGGCCAGACCCCCTGCGCCGCTGACCGCCACACGGCAAGGCCCGCCCTCCTTTCCGAGTAGAGGGGGGCGGGCCTTTGACCTTCTTCCTTCGTGCGCACAATGTAGCGCGTGGTCCGTCCATCCGGCCGGTATTTCGGTCTTATTTTGCAGTTGTGTCCATTGCTGAGCCGTTCTGTGGTTATGTCCGTCTCTGGTCTGCCCATTCCAGGCCGAGGGCGGCGAGCTGGCGGCATGGATGGTGGTACTCCGTCACGCGCCCCCGCAACGCGGGGGCGTTCTCTTGCCCGCGCGGCCGAGCCCGTCGCCGGGTTGCTGGCCCCGGCAGGGCCGACCCGGTCGGCGATCTCTGCAGTCAGGCGCTGCATCTCGCCTGCGATCTCGGAGGCGACCGCCAGATGGGCGAGGTGCAGCCGCTTCGCGGCCGGGGAGGTCGGGTTGAGGGCGTTCGGGCTGTGCGGGTGCTGTTCCGGGTCGATCCCCAGACGCCGTTTGGTCTTCTGCCAGGCGAGCTCGCGGACGTGCTGCACGAAGGTTGCCGGCGGCCACTTCCCGCTCGACGAGGAGCCGCTCCCTTAGCCCGGCGGAGCCGGTACGTACTGTGTCATCGCCCCGCCGCCAGGCCGCCGGCGGATCGCCCGCCCCGCCTACACCCACGCCCCGGCCCAGATCCTGCGCCAGCATCGACCACGCAAGCCTCACGACCGGACCCGTAACCTCCGCCCCGTCCCCGCCCTCTGACTGTCCGAAGAACTCGTACACAGCGACAGTGGGGGAGGACAACAGCACGATGCGCAGCAAGACTCTACGAAGCGCCGCCGTCATCGCGGCCGCCCTCGGTATCACCACCGCCCTCGGTATCACCACCGCCCACGCCGCCGGCGACCCGCCGCCCGGCGGGCTCGCCCCCGCCGGGGTGCGCGTCACCCACCACCCCAACACCGGCGACCCAGGAGGCAACAGCACGCCCGGAGGCGTCCGCGTCATCGGCGAGGGCTACCTGCAGACCGAGAACGTCGCCGCCGGCGGCGACCCGGAGGGCAACGCCGCGCCGTCTGGTGTCCGGGTGACCGGGGTTCGTCCCAACAGCAACGACTGGGTCGCCCGTCCCGACGGCGGGCATCCGCCGCCCGCCGGGCTCGCCCCCGGCGGGGTGCGCGTCACCAAGCACCCCGACGGCGGGGATCCGCCGCCCGGAAGCTGACAACACCCAGGGCGGAGCCCGGTTCGTATAGCGGCCGTGCTCTGGCCGTGCAGCAGCAACCTTGCCTGTAGGGGTAGTTATGCAGAACTGGCGACCTCGCGTAATCGGGAGTCGCGTGTTCCTCGGCCGTTGAGGGCTTGTAGTCACCGTGAGTGGTCACCGGGGGCATAGTGCCGCCAGGTTCCTCGCTGCCGATACCGGGCCAGGGCCTCAGCACCCCGTTAGAACGCTCCGGAAGCTGCCTTGGAGGGCTTCGCGGGGGCTGTCTGCTCCGGCGGCAGGGGGGCGACCCCCAGGGCCGTCAGGCGTTCGCGTTGTTGCTGGCCGGCGTCGTTGTCTTGCCTGATCCGGACGAGCGATATGACGGAGGAAGGCCCGTGGCGCTGGCCTCTTCGCGGGCGAATCGCCCCTAGTGTCGCTTATGTAATATTTTCTGATCGTCAGGAGTCAGATGTGAACTGCGTACGCCGCTCAATGGCCTGTACGACCGCGAGTGTGCTGCTCACCCTCGGTGCCTTCGCGCTCGCTGCTCCCACCTCCGCCGACACGAACACGGTCCTCACCGGCGGAGACGGCTTCTCGTCATCCACGGTCACCGTCAACGCCCCTCAGCAGGGCCTGATCGTCTCGAACGGCAAACCTCTCGTCGACCTCCGCTGCCTCGGCGCCGGCGCGCCGAACGACCACTACGCGGCCTGCGTGAAGGTGCCGATGTGACGAATCCGCTGCCGATCACTGGGTGAGCTTGACTCTGTCGGGGATCTTGGAGTTTCCCGGTGCGGCAGCATGGTCAGCGGGCATGCTCGGGTAGTTCTGCCGACCGATGCAGCTGTCGAGGTGTCCGTTGTCCCTTCGCCCCCGTTCCGGTGAGCAAGTCCCGCCTCTGACTGCGCAGGTTGCGCGGGCGAGCAACCCGGGTGGTACGACGGCGATATGGGTGCGTGACCGGCTGGATGGGCTGTGGTGCGACGAGGACTTCGCCGACTGGTACCCGCGGGACGGGCGTCCGGGTCTCTCGCCTGCTCGACTGGCCACCGTCTGTGTGCTGCAGTTCCTGCTCGGTCTGTCGGACCGGCAGGCCGCCGAGGCGGTGCGCTGCCGCATCGACTTCAAGTACGCGATGGCTATGGAGCTGGACGATCCCGGCTTCCATCACAGTGTGCTGGCCGATTTCCGCGACCGTCTCGCTGAAGACGGCCGTGCTGACCGCCTCCTCGACCTCGCGCTGGCCCGTCTCAGGGAGGCGGGACTGGTGCGCGAGCGCACCACGCAGCGGACCGATTCCACCCATGTCCTGGCCGCGGTGCGTGACCTGACCCGCCTGGAGCTGATCACCGAGGCGGTCCGCGCCGCACTCGAAGAGGTAGCCGACACCTGCTCTCACCTGCTGGACGAGCTGGTCGATGAGGACTGGGGGCGCCGCTACGGCCGGCCCGTCCGCCTGGGCAAGAACCCCACCAAGCCCATGACCAGGATCCTTGCCGCCGGGAACGACGCCGTCCGGCTTCTGGAACACCTCTACCAGCACGGAACG
The genomic region above belongs to Streptomyces sp. CG1 and contains:
- a CDS encoding IS630 family transposase yields the protein MAERVRVREIDDDEGRRLLRIIRRGTGSVVTWRRAQMVLLSAQGRPVAKIAEVTFTSPDRVRDVLHNFNADGFDSLYPKYKGGRPKTFSLPERREIKKITKSRPAEHGLPFSTWSLAKLADFLVAEGVVDDISHEGLRVLLREEGVSFQRVKTWKNSRDPDYSVKKARVEHLYAIADGEVIPEEGEPEVVFCVDEFGPLNLQPHPGRHWAERSGRHKDTGRDPRPRRRATYTRPHGVRHLFAAYDLAKDQLYGHVKKTKNRSKFLEFCRYLRSLHPMDVRIAIVCDNYSPHLTTKRCQRVGMWAAANNVEIAYTPTNSSWLNRIEAQFTALRYFALDGTDHASHKEQGSMIRRYIIWRNKHAADERLRKVVNRANVA
- a CDS encoding serine protease → MRRHRTAAGILLTVGALLTGGLSAATAANAAALAPVSAHSPSAAEQQKAGTFWTADRMRGATPLDLLLTPSAAKTLKAPKPGGKATTVAPTAFPQAGGPWTGGGAVVKTSGRVFFTFQGRTASCSGNAVTSQNSSTIITAGHCVKYQGSWHTNWVFVPAYNNGQAPYGQWTASKTLTTPQWEASEDINYDVGAAVVAPLNGQKLTSVTGGQGIQFNGGYNKQMYDFGFPAASPYDGTKLIYCSGNSSKDFLFSKDHSLGCSMTGGSSGGPWFTGFSETAGTGQQVSVNSFGYTFLPNRMFGPYFGDEAKALYDKAQVS